From Vigna unguiculata cultivar IT97K-499-35 chromosome 5, ASM411807v1, whole genome shotgun sequence, the proteins below share one genomic window:
- the LOC114184643 gene encoding uncharacterized protein LOC114184643: MVGNVSSVFADIIIIGERIEIGLKNGKIAYSSLAATTLRKLGFNPGKKKEVEVHATSTVPRWENQAHTQNYQRQASTNLNQPLGQIASPKSNQERNFVHFTHIPVTYTELLPDLLRNALVAICPMKPLQPPYPKNFDINAKCDYHGGAIGHSTERCLSFKDKVQALIDSGWLKFQEDKPNIEANPLSRHGNASINAIDLNEPKLVKNVSEIQSSQRDIFEALLIAGLLEGEYNLNEACGFHPGAKHSIKLCNRFESFLQNLINKNIVQVCRGGKEEEVFAQTNEKSVMSPPKPLIIRFAISTLAPTFPKRQSVVILSLSPFPYKSEKAVPWKYGIHVLGEGQQTKNQSADGEPIVENISGTGGMTRSGCIFTPPILRKDVVGNEGITIGEIKELLKEKDVQTQEGPKKKEKQEISDAEACEFLKFIQKSEYKVVEQLKRMPARISLLELLMHSISHRKMLMKILSKAQVDQNISLDKFEGIVGNITTNNYLTFTDDEIPTEGKGHNKALHVSVKCLDHVMARVLIDNGSSLNVMPRSTLEKLPCDGMHMKPSAMSVRAFDGSKREVMGEIELPVQIGPCIFQITFQVMDIIPAYSCLLGRPWIHSAGVVPSTLHQKLKYIMGDKLVIVSSEEDLFVSGPSSSRYIEAAEEAFETAFQSLEIVGNAYVEPFSMVPHMSCASLMMAKVMLKEGYQYGKGLGKNNQGLTFPLEVFENKGRYGLGYKPTKEDKRRYDDGCFENVNVDFPNFEHLVDNMEGDYEDEVEQETKEIKPHQENVEVLNLGDVGEIKEVKIGTSVKKEEIREQLCAPLKELRDVFAWSYNDMPGLDTNVLQHKLPLKPECPSVLQKLRRMKPEMSLKIKEEVKKQFDAGFLAVARYPQWVENIVPVPNKDGKVRMCVDYRDLNRASPKDNFPLPHIDTLVDNTARFSLFSFMDGFSGYNQIKMVAEDMEKTTFITLWGNFLL, translated from the exons ATGGTAGGGAATGTATCTTCAGTTTTCGCCGATATTATCATCATAGGTGAAAGGATAGAGATTGGGTTGAAGAATGGAAAGATTGCATATAGCTCGCTCGCAGCTACAACTCTTAGAAAGCTCGGTTTCAATCCAGGGAAGAAAAAGGAAGTAGAAGTGCACGCAACGTCCACAGTACCAAGGTGGGAAAACCAAGCCCACACTCAAAATTATCAACGACAG GCTAGCACAAATCTCAACCAGCCTTTGGGGCAAATCGCTAGTCCCAAAAGCAATCAAGAAAGGAATTTTGTTCATTTCACTCATATTCCTGTGACTTACACAGAGTTGTTGCCAGATTTACTCCGTAATGCTTTAGTAGCCATTTGCCCGATGAAGCCCTTGCAACCGCCATATCCTaagaattttgatataaatgCCAAATGTGATTATCACGGAGGAGCCATTGGACACTCTACCGAGAGATGCTTATCTTTCAAAGACAAGGTGCAAGCTCTAATAGACTCAGGGtggttaaaatttcaagaggATAAACCCAACATCGAGGCCAATCCCCTCTCTAGGCATGGTAATGCTTCGATAAATGCTATTGATCTCAATGAACCCAAGTTGGTTAAGAATGTGAGCGAAATTCAGAGTTCACAAAGGGATATTTTTGAGGCGCTACTAATAGCAGGACTGTTGGAAGGAGAATATAACTTGAATGAGGCATGTGGGTTCCATCCAGGTGCTAAACACTCCATCAAGTTGTGCAATAGGTTTGAGAGCTTTTTGCAAAATCTGATCAATAAGAATATCGTACAAGTATGTCGTGGGGGTAAGGAGGAAGAAGTTTTTGCACAAACCAATGAGAAATCTGTCATGTCGCCACCAAAGCCATTGATAATTCGTTTCGCTATATCCACTCTTGCACCAACATTTCCGAAAAGACAATCTGTTGTCATCCTATCACTTTCACCCTTCCCATACAAAAGTGAGAAGGCGGTCCCTTGGAAATACGGTATACATGTGTTAGGAGAGggacaacaaacaaaaaatcaatCAGCCGATGGGGAGCCAATTGTAGAAAATATATCAGGCACTGGAGGAATGACAAGAAGTGGTTGTATCTTCACCCCACCCATTTTAAGGAAGGACGTAGTTGGCAACGAGGGAATAACAATAGGAGAAATTAAAGAACTCTTGAAAGAAAAGGACGTGCAAACACAGGAAGGAcctaaaaaaaaggaaaagcaaGAAATATCTGATGCAGAGGCTTGTgagtttttaaagtttatacAAAAAAGTGAGTACAAAGTAGTAGAACAATTGAAACGCATGCCTGCTCGGATTTCCCTTTTGGAATTACTTATGCATTCAATTTCCCATAGAAAGATGTTAATGAAGATACTCAGCAAAGCTCAAGTGGATCAGAATATTTCCCTAGACAAGTTTGAGGGAATTGTTGGCAATATCACGACTAATAATTACCTCACCTTTACTGATGATGAGATACCTACTGAAGGTAAAGGACACAATAAGGCGTTGCATGTATCTGTGAAATGTTTGGACCATGTCATGGCAAGAGTTTTAATTGATAATGGTTCCTCATTAAATGTGATGCCAAGATCGACGCTAGAAAAATTGCCATGTGATGGTATGCACATGAAGCCGAGTGCCATGAGTGTAAGGGCCTTCGATGGAAGCAAGAGGGAAGTAATGGGAGAAATAGAGTTGCCAGTTCAGATCGGTCCTTGTATCTTTCAAATAACATTTCAAGTCATGGATATTATTCCAGCTTACAGTTGCTTGTTGGGCCGCCCTTGGATCCACTCTGCGGGAGTGGTGCCTTCAACATTACACCAGAAACTGAAATACATAATGGGTGATAAACTGGTAATAGTGTCAAGTGAGGAGGACCTCTTTGTGAGTGGGCCCTCATCATCTCGTTACATTGAAGCAGCAGAGGAAGCCTTTGAGACAGCTTTTCAATCACTGGAAATTGTGGGGAATGCATATGTTGAACCATTTTCGATGGTCCCACACATGTCTTGTGCTTCCCTCATGATGGCCAAGGTTATGTTGAAAGAGGGTTACCAATATGGAAAAGGGCTTGGTAAAAATAACCAAGGGCTAACTTTCCCCTTAGAGGTCTTTGAAAACAAGGGTAGATACGGTTTGGGGTACAAGCCTACTAAAGAAGACAAGAGGAG ATATGATGATGGATGTTTTGAAAATGTTAATGTCGATTTTCCTAATTTTGAGCACCTCGTTGATAATATGGAAGGTGATTATGAGGATGAAGTGGAACAAGAAACTAAAGAGATAAAACCCCATCAAGAGAATGTTGAAGTGCTCAATTTAGGAGATGTAGGAGAGATAAAAGAAGTGAAAATTGGCACTAgtgtaaagaaagaagaaatacgGGAGCAATTGTGTGCTCCACTAAAGGAGTTAAGGGACGTTTTCGCATGGTCATATAATGACATGCCAGGACTAGATACTAACGTATTGCAACATAAACTCCCTCTCAAGCCAGAGTGTCCTTCCGTCTTGCAAAAGTTGAGGAGAATGAAACCAGAAATGTCCttgaaaattaaagaagaagTAAAAAAGCAATTTGATGCTGGTTTTTTGGCTGTGGCGAGATATCCCCAATGGGTAGAAAACATTGTACCTGTGCCTAACAAGGATGGGAAGGTTCGAATGTGCGTTGACTACCGAGACTTGAATCGGGCCAGTCCAAAGGATAATTTTCCATTACCGCATATCGATACGTTGGTGGACAATACAGCCAGATTCTCGTTGTTTTCATTTATGGATGGTTTCTCGGGTTATAATCAGATCAAGATGGTGGCTGAGGATATGGAAAAAACTACTTTTATTACATTGTGGGGGAACTTTTTGCTATAA
- the LOC114184644 gene encoding uncharacterized protein LOC114184644 codes for MPFGRKNARATYQRAMVALFHDMMHKEIEVYVDDMIAKSKSEEEHLVNLRRLFERLQKFKLRLNPAKCTFGVKSGKLLGFIISQKGIEVDPDKVRAIIEMPIPNTEKEPDFPDEDIMALFEENEGRQDEKAWIWLFDGASNALGHGIGAMLISPESQYIPMTARLCFNCTNNIAEYEACAMGIRAAIESKAKFLKVYGDSALVIHQLKGEWETRDQKLIPYQAYIKGLIEYFDFITFQLIPREDNQLADALATLSSMFELVLDRELPMIKMESCEDLVYCHFIEEESDGKPWYFDIKHYLETREYPERATDNDKRALRRLAASFILNRDVLYKRNHDMVLLICVDAIEAEVILKDVHEGTFGTHMNGHSMVRKILRAGYFWLTMENDCCRHVRKCEKCQVYADNINTAPTTLNVLTSPWPFSMWGIYVFGAIEPKASNGHRFILVAIDYYTKWVEAASYASVTRKVVPNS; via the exons ATGCCTTTTGGTCGCAAGAATGCTCGGGCAACTTATCAGAGGGCGATGGTAGCTCTTTTTCACGACATGATGCACAAAGAGATTGAAGTTTACGTGGATGATATGATCGCTAAATCTAAATCTGAAGAAGAACACCTCGTCAACTTAAGAAGATTGTTTGAAAGGTTACAAAAGTTTAAACTCCGTTTAAATCCGGCTAAATGCACATTCGGTGTGAAATCGGGAAAGTTATTGGGTTTCATTATTAGCCAAAAGGGGATAGAGGTCGATCCTGACAAGGTGAGGGCAATAATAGAAATGCCAATTCCCAACACGGAGAAGGAG CCTGATTTTCCAGATGAAGATATCATGGCTTTGTTTGAAGAGAATGAGGGACGCCAGGATGAAAAGGCATGGATATGGTTGTTCGATGGTGCATCTAATGCATTAGGGCATGGAATAGGGGCAATGCTTATTTCTCCGGAAAGTCAATACATACCAATGACAGCAAGACTATGTTTTAATTGCACAAATAATATTGCAGAATATGAGGCATGTGCCATGGGCATTCGAGCAGCAATTGAATCAAAAGCAAAATTTTTGAAGGTGTATGGCGATTCAGCTTTGGTTATCCATCAGTTGAAAGGAGAATGGGAGACCCGAGATCAGAAATTAATCCCTTATCAAGCTTACATCAAGGGGTTGATAgagtattttgattttataacaTTTCAGCTCATTCCTCGTGAAGATAACCAATTAGCCGATGCTTTAGCTACCCTATCATCAATGTTTGAGCTTGTTCTAGACAGAGAACTACCAATGATCAAAATGGAGAGTTGTGAGGACTTAGTGTATTGTCATTTCATCGAGGAGGAGTCAGATGGTAAACCTTGGTATTTTGATATCAAACATTATCTTGAAACTCGAGAGTATCCTGAAAGGGCAACCGACAATGATAAAAGAGCTTTAAGAAGACTGGCTgctagttttattttaaatcggGATGTCTTGTACAAAAGAAATCACGATATGGTTCTCCTCATATGTGTGGATGCAATAGAAGCCGAAGTGATATTGAAAGATGTTCATGAGGGCACTTTTGGCACACATATGAATGGGCATTCAATGGTCAGAAAGATTTTGAGGGCTGGTTATTTTTGGTTAACCATGGAAAATGATTGTTGTAGGCATGTGAGGAAGTGTGAGAAATGCCAAGTATATGCTGACAATATTAACACGGCACCCACAACCCTAAATGTTTTGACATCACCATGGCCTTTTTCAATGTGGGGAATATATGT